Proteins encoded together in one Impatiens glandulifera chromosome 1, dImpGla2.1, whole genome shotgun sequence window:
- the LOC124922009 gene encoding transcription factor GTE12 isoform X2, protein MTYSEDIEKKKLRIPMKRSEPFPQVREKCYDAISENEKSKRRNGHISVSSYEDIEKNKLRIPKKRPESFPQVREKCYDVISETDKSKRSNGKVFVSYDDTNMNSPALVLGSRKRRQPGFGCNQKEKRRKLRRNMSIQCSSILKQLRSHPYGWIFNQPVDPVKLNIPDYFSIVTKPMDLGTVLAKLEKHAYSSAEEFEADVRLTFSNAILYNPPDNQVHIAAKEINHMFDTRWRSLEAKWNQDEDQDLEHPSFVLKQCGKEMDANISRKNNNSSFTGKPATTKPLKMREDCRKQRERSIVHKASPCLENAKRSTKLVPVCASCRSVKCQCHLQNNGAHAFSSDLSSERSGGHDVGALRRDSKPKSMSVSENIKPVPDSDGDDASSLDMNSTEVVQLPVSPKKALRAAMLLARYSNLIVKTMHGDKADPVKIQKEKSKLERQQQIEKKKIEDEIRANKTKLEMQRKKEIESARQASRLALDKMNRVEPDDNLYNFKEFEKSFNCSLSDPWSGRKLLQSLGLFIKRD, encoded by the exons ATGACTTATAGTGAAGATATCGAGAAGAAGAAGCTTAGAATTCCAATGAAGCGATCTGAACCCTTTCCTCAAGTTAGAGAAAAATGTTATGATGCTATTTCTGAGAATGAAAAGTCAAAGAGGAGAAATGGGCATATATCTGTGTCTTCTTATGAAGATATTGAGAAGAATAAGCTTAGAATTCCAAAAAAGCGACCTGAATCCTTTCCTCAAGTTAGAGAGAAATGTTACGATGTTATTTCTGAGACCGATAAGTCAAAGAGGAGCAATGGGAAAGTATTTGTTTCTTATGATGATACCAACATGAATTCTCCTGCATTAGTCTTGGGTTCTCGTAAACGCAGGCAACCAGGTTTTGGATGTAACCAAAAGGAGAAAAGAAGGAAGTTAAGACGTAATATGAGTATACAATGTTCTAGCATTTTGAAACAACTTAGGAGTCATCCCTACGGTTGGATTTTCAACCAGCCTGTTGATCCAGTGAAGCTGAATATTCCAGATTATTTCTCTATTGTCACTAAACCAATGGATCTGGGAACTGTGCTAGCCAAATTAGAGAAACATGCTTACTCAAGTGCTGAAGAGTTTGAAGCTGATGTCAGGCTTACCTTTTCAAATGCTATTTTGTATAACCCTCCAGACAATCAGGTTCATATTGCGGCCAAGGAAATAAACCATATGTTTGATACTAGATGGAGATCTCTTGAGGCAAAGTGGAATCAAGATGAAGATCAAGATCTAGAGCACCCAAGTTTTGTGCTCAAGCAATGTGGAAAAGAAATGGATGCTAACATTTCacggaaaaataataatagttccTTCACTGGAAAGCCGGCAACA ACCAAGCCCTTGAAGATGCGAGAAGATTGCCGGAAACAGCGAGAGAGAAGTATTGTCCACAAAG CCTCTCCGTGCCTTGAGAATGCTAAACGGTCTACAAAGTTAGTCCCTGTTTGTGCTTCTTGTCGTAGCGTGAAATGCCAATGCCACCTCCAAAATAATGGCGCCCATGCCTTCTCAAGTG ATTTATCTTCTGAAAGATCTGGAGGACATGATGTTGGTGCCTTGAGAAGG GATTCCAAACCAAAATCCATGTCAGTATCAGAAAACATCAAGCCAGTCCCAGATTCTGACGGTGACGATGCTTCTTCTTTAG ACATGAACTCCACTGAGGTTGTTCAACTCCCAGTGTCACCAAAGAAGGCTCTCCGTGCTGCAATGCTATTGGCCCGTTATTCGAACCTTATTGTGAAAACAATGCAT GGCGATAAAGCTGATCCAGTCAAGATTCAAAAGGAGAAGTCTAAATTGGAAAGGCAACAACAAATag agaagaagaaaatagaAGATGAAATAAGagcaaataaaactaaattggAAATGCAAAGGAAGAAAGAAATAGAATCTGCTAGGCAAGCTTCAAGGCTGGCATTGGATAAG ATGAATAGAGTAGAGCCAGACGATAACCTTTACAATTTCAAAGAATTTGAGAAATCGTTCAATTGCTCACTATCTGATCCTTGGAGTGGTAGAAAGTTGTTGCAGAGTCTTGGTTTGTTTATTAAGAGAGATTAA
- the LOC124922009 gene encoding transcription factor GTE12 isoform X1 produces the protein MTYSEDIEKKKLRIPMKRSEPFPQVREKCYDAISENEKSKRRNGHISVSSYEDIEKNKLRIPKKRPESFPQVREKCYDVISETDKSKRSNGKVFVSYDDTNMNSPALVLGSRKRRQPGFGCNQKEKRRKLRRNMSIQCSSILKQLRSHPYGWIFNQPVDPVKLNIPDYFSIVTKPMDLGTVLAKLEKHAYSSAEEFEADVRLTFSNAILYNPPDNQVHIAAKEINHMFDTRWRSLEAKWNQDEDQDLEHPSFVLKQCGKEMDANISRKNNNSSFTGKPATTKPLKMREDCRKQRERSIVHKDVGNKASPCLENAKRSTKLVPVCASCRSVKCQCHLQNNGAHAFSSDLSSERSGGHDVGALRRDSKPKSMSVSENIKPVPDSDGDDASSLDMNSTEVVQLPVSPKKALRAAMLLARYSNLIVKTMHGDKADPVKIQKEKSKLERQQQIEKKKIEDEIRANKTKLEMQRKKEIESARQASRLALDKMNRVEPDDNLYNFKEFEKSFNCSLSDPWSGRKLLQSLGLFIKRD, from the exons ATGACTTATAGTGAAGATATCGAGAAGAAGAAGCTTAGAATTCCAATGAAGCGATCTGAACCCTTTCCTCAAGTTAGAGAAAAATGTTATGATGCTATTTCTGAGAATGAAAAGTCAAAGAGGAGAAATGGGCATATATCTGTGTCTTCTTATGAAGATATTGAGAAGAATAAGCTTAGAATTCCAAAAAAGCGACCTGAATCCTTTCCTCAAGTTAGAGAGAAATGTTACGATGTTATTTCTGAGACCGATAAGTCAAAGAGGAGCAATGGGAAAGTATTTGTTTCTTATGATGATACCAACATGAATTCTCCTGCATTAGTCTTGGGTTCTCGTAAACGCAGGCAACCAGGTTTTGGATGTAACCAAAAGGAGAAAAGAAGGAAGTTAAGACGTAATATGAGTATACAATGTTCTAGCATTTTGAAACAACTTAGGAGTCATCCCTACGGTTGGATTTTCAACCAGCCTGTTGATCCAGTGAAGCTGAATATTCCAGATTATTTCTCTATTGTCACTAAACCAATGGATCTGGGAACTGTGCTAGCCAAATTAGAGAAACATGCTTACTCAAGTGCTGAAGAGTTTGAAGCTGATGTCAGGCTTACCTTTTCAAATGCTATTTTGTATAACCCTCCAGACAATCAGGTTCATATTGCGGCCAAGGAAATAAACCATATGTTTGATACTAGATGGAGATCTCTTGAGGCAAAGTGGAATCAAGATGAAGATCAAGATCTAGAGCACCCAAGTTTTGTGCTCAAGCAATGTGGAAAAGAAATGGATGCTAACATTTCacggaaaaataataatagttccTTCACTGGAAAGCCGGCAACA ACCAAGCCCTTGAAGATGCGAGAAGATTGCCGGAAACAGCGAGAGAGAAGTATTGTCCACAAAG ATGTTGGTAATAAAGCCTCTCCGTGCCTTGAGAATGCTAAACGGTCTACAAAGTTAGTCCCTGTTTGTGCTTCTTGTCGTAGCGTGAAATGCCAATGCCACCTCCAAAATAATGGCGCCCATGCCTTCTCAAGTG ATTTATCTTCTGAAAGATCTGGAGGACATGATGTTGGTGCCTTGAGAAGG GATTCCAAACCAAAATCCATGTCAGTATCAGAAAACATCAAGCCAGTCCCAGATTCTGACGGTGACGATGCTTCTTCTTTAG ACATGAACTCCACTGAGGTTGTTCAACTCCCAGTGTCACCAAAGAAGGCTCTCCGTGCTGCAATGCTATTGGCCCGTTATTCGAACCTTATTGTGAAAACAATGCAT GGCGATAAAGCTGATCCAGTCAAGATTCAAAAGGAGAAGTCTAAATTGGAAAGGCAACAACAAATag agaagaagaaaatagaAGATGAAATAAGagcaaataaaactaaattggAAATGCAAAGGAAGAAAGAAATAGAATCTGCTAGGCAAGCTTCAAGGCTGGCATTGGATAAG ATGAATAGAGTAGAGCCAGACGATAACCTTTACAATTTCAAAGAATTTGAGAAATCGTTCAATTGCTCACTATCTGATCCTTGGAGTGGTAGAAAGTTGTTGCAGAGTCTTGGTTTGTTTATTAAGAGAGATTAA